Genomic DNA from Melopsittacus undulatus isolate bMelUnd1 chromosome 2, bMelUnd1.mat.Z, whole genome shotgun sequence:
ATCATAGTTAATCACAGAGCTTACTGCTACCATTTGAATTTACAGTTGTAGCAAGGAGATTAAGTTGAGCAacaattatttgtttttttttcaaaacaatcTAGGACTCAGGTCCTAGCTTTACAGGTTACTTGGGTTGCTAAAACCACGTTTTCTTTTACAGCCAGTTACAAAATAATCTGTTCACTGGTGTTTCAGTATGGCCACTTTTAAATTTTTGCTTTGAAGTTCAGCACTACTGGCTAGACTTTTCCAGAGAGTGACTTGATTTTTTCAAGTTTGTATACTTTCCATATGCTAGGTCATGTAAGGCCCACAGttactaaaaatattaaagGGAATATTAAGCATGATGTACTTAGCCATGGATTTCACACTGAAACATAGCCTTTTTGCATTAGCTTTCAGTTGTTCTATTTGTATCTCATCTCTTGGCAGGTTTCTTCATTGTCGATACAAGTTTTTCCTGTTTCGCTTGCTTGCTGtaggaaagaaaactgtgtaaaaacaaaacaactgtattttgtttattagtatattaaaagcttttctgtaacATGCATGTGAAATAACATAGATAATAGAACACgaggggggttgttttttttttttccatattaaaaGCTTTGGTCTTAAGACATTTCATGCAGACTGCAAGAGAAATTCTTAAATAAACAAttgtttgaaaagcaaagcaggaaaataataaaaaaaaacttctttctttGAAGCCAGTGTCAAAGCTTTGAACTGTACTGGAATTAATATTTACAAGGTGAAAACCTAGGAGAACCTGtgctcaaaaaaacccagaatggTTTTGGAGTATTTCCATTTTGAGGAGGGGACAAGGATTCAATTTTGGAACTAAGAAAGTAAAATACCTTACACTCAAAGCAGAATctgaaaagttaaaatttaTCCTGAATGATAATGATGAGAACAATTAAGCTTTCATAAATCCAAAGCAGGTGTCTGTAGAAAGGTCTGTAGAGAAGCATTTAAAGTaatctcttttattttataaaaatttaaTTATCAGGAACCTATATAGCTTCTAGTGATGAAACACATatcaagttttttttccttacttttaatGGCCTTTGTTCAATGTACAGCAGTAAATGCCTGTACATGTTACAGCTTTCAAAAACCAATAACTTGGGTTTCTGTGCTCTTGGAGTTGATGGTGATTACTGATTTAGTAGTATTTAATCAACTGTAAAGATCTAAAAAAATctagaattctttttttaattccattatatgcttttcttttcagctcaGAAGATAAAATAACTGTTCATTTTATAAATCGTGATGGTGACAAACTAACAGCCAAAGGAAAACCGGGGGATTCACTGCTGGATGTTGTTGTTAGTAATAATCTAGACATAGATGGGTTTGGTAAGTAGATTGACTGAATACTATTCAGTGTTTAGAAATAATGTTCTGTTCATTCATAAATACTTGCAGAGTTGTAGAATGATTTAGATAGGAAAAGGCCCTCAAAATCATTGAGTGCAACTataaatgaatatttatttctgaatactctccttttttctttttttttttttttttgttgcaggggcatagaatattttgggtcaaatttaaaataaataaataaattgggGTGAGCCTTGCTTGAAAATTAAAGGAGGAGCATGTGGACAGAGTACTGTCAAGATGGGATCTGAAAGATGCCATCTGCATCTTCAGAGCTGAAAGGTTCCAGAGGCAGCACAAAACTGgtgcatttatttctgtattgccATACTGTCTCAACTTATTATCAGTTATTTTGTAGCACAAGTTGCTGTAGTGTTTGAGAGCTAAGTGAAATTAAAAACCAATTCCATGTcaacagaaaagagcaaaaagttTCTTATTGAAGGACTGGGATAAAGGAGACCAGTGCCCCAGTCAAATCCTAAATTggtataaattttatttaaaatcaaaatagaaGGGTGCTACCTCCCTATTCCTTCAAACTTTTGCACTTTGCACTGATTGGAAAATGGTTCTGTAGGATCCTAAGATGTAGGATTCTGCCCACGCAAAGCAGTGGTATTTGGTAATTAAATAACTCAGGACAGGTATTTATGTGAACGTGAGCTTAAGAATCAGTAGTTACAAACTAAAGCAGAAAGTGGAAGCGCAATTTGTATGAGTGAATGCAAATCAATTGGTTTAAAAACCATAAATATGATATTATTGCACAGTCAGGAATCTgagatgtgttttatttcagtgcagaTAAATTTCTTTGGTAGTAATTAAATCTTTGATAGGATTTGTAATCTCAGACTTACATCTGTGTTAGCTCTTACGTCTGGAGTTGCATATACCTGAGGAgaaaaattgtctttaaaatcTGTAATGTGTTGGTATACCTGGCATTATATATCACTTATTAAATATGTCCTCCAGGCTTATGGCTAGTCCACTTGTATTCTACAGTAAATATTCTCTCAGTTTGTGTAAATGTCAGCCATGTTAAAGCATTGTggtaaagtggaaaaaaaagccaaaacaaccAATAATGCTGCCAATAAAGAGAAGCCAAACTAAAATTTGGAAATACTGTAACAATCCTTAACTATAACATATGATAGTTTCATTTCAATAATTACTTGCTAATGAAACAGCATACTAGGGCCAAGAAAAATGCAGCGTAAATAGTGTAAAAATTTATGTTCTATGTTTAGAAAAAAGataatgagggaaaaaaaataaaaatgtaaatcttAACCTACTTGTTTCTATCACTAGGGGGCATCCCATGtgcagtaataataatagaataTCTACACAAAGACGCACAAAACTGTTGAATTATTCAGTTCCATTCTGTTTGCTACTGATAGCTTTACAGTTGCAGAAAGACCTTCCACTGTTCATATAGACTggttggtgtttgtttgtttttccctctcttttcaCTTCTCCAACAATAAAATGCTTGAACTGCTGATACAACAAATTTTACGTTAtttggtgttttgctttttcccatgCATTTCTGTGTACAAGAAGACATgatacaatttttaaaattgtgACTACTAGCATAATGTCATGGTCACTTTGAATATATGAAGTCAGTACTGTTGCTACATGAAAGCATTGTATTTTCTATGTGGTTCTTGTGGTCTGATGATGAGTCccactgtttcttttcatagCAATGGTTATACATGCAGCCTTGCTTCCTTTTGTTCCATATGAGTCCAGAGGTGATGCGGGCACACTGCTCAGTTCTGCTTTCCCTGGAAATgagtaaataaatgaaacttGGCTAGTGTGTTACCTGCTTGTCTTTTATCAATTTGAATTGGAGGGAGGGGGGGCGAAGCTCTGTGCCGCAACACCAGTCTCTatacaaatatgaaaaattccattttcttcacCTTTGGAGTTCATAGgatcgtagaatggtttgggttggaagggaccttaaagatcatgtagttccaccGCACTTCCTCGCCccgagcagggacaccttccgctagaccagtttgctcaaatcatcaaacctggccttgaacacttccagggatggggcatccacagcttctctgggcaacctgtgccagtgtctcagcaccctcacaataacaaacttcctaatatctaagtttaccctctttcaatttaaagccattccttcttgtcctgtcaatacatgtccttgtaaaaagtccctctccagatttcttgtaggtcttctttaggtactgggaggctgctctaaggtctatCCAGAACCTTCTGTTCTCtagcctgaacagccccagctctcacAGTTTTCATAGAAGAATTGCATCTTCCTTTTTCAGCAAAGTGGAGAACTTGGTGCCAGCCCAGTGGCAGAGACAAATTTGTTAGTGTTCAAACTTGTACTGTTCTGTGACTATCTGATTGCTTTAGCAGGTAGATGTGGTTGGTGCTTATTCTGTTCAACAATTGCAAATTCTTAGGTCCTTGGATCTCAGGCTGGATTGCCCTGTAATACACATAGGTCTCTCTAGCCTGATTGCCTTTGTGGTTGTGAACCAGTGCTCTCTTGAGGGAGAAGAAATAATGAGTATAAAATCTGTTAAGTTCTGTTGAACTTCTGTAACCTTCTCAAAactgggaaagagggagagaaggatCAACCTTGGAGATAAATTAAGTAGTGTTGATTGACAGTGTTAGCTGCTTTTGTATTCTTATAGTACAaaacttttctctctttaaatgGTGGAAAGGGAATTAgttaagtattttaattaacTACAGGATTCAAGTAACTCTCAGGATCGTAGAAACTGTAGAAATGCTATTGAGGTTTGAATGCAAAGTAGATACATGAATGTGGGAATATGTAAACCATTGTTTTAGTAGTGAATAGAGATACTTGTATGAGACAAACACACTGATGAAGAATTTCTTGTGAAGTTCTATTGTAATTATGCTGTAATTTGAAAATTGGATTTTCTGTTatcttgactttttttccttaggtgCATGTGAAGGAACACTAGCCTGCTCAACTTGTCATTTAATCTTTGAAGACCACATATTTGAGAAACTAGATGCAATTACTGATGAAGAGATGGACATGCTGGATCTGGCATATGGCCTCACAGAAACGTAAGGGAGCATAACACTTTACtacatgaaaaactgaaaaggagGGTTTGCAGGTGGGGCAGTCCATTATTCTTAGAATGCCTTAATTGTCATTTAACGAATAGGTGGATTCTGTTATGCAAATGGACTGCCAAGTTTGAATACTGATTAGCTGAATTCATACTAAAAAGATAaccagttttgtttctgtaactgAAGAGTGGCAGTTGCCAGTACTTGCTCTTCTGAGGTGTCTGATGCAGAAGTGTCAGATACTGAAGTATGACCAAAAACCTAGTTCCTTCAACAAAAAAtttgctgctgatgctgtgtgtgatttttcttattcttgTTTCCCTTCCGTTTTCTGTCTCCATTAGTCTGTAGCtagttaatgtattttataaatgtgtTTACTTTAGTATTTTAGTTTTGGTCAGATCTTCtttccacagaatcacagaagggttgaggttggaggggacctctTGAGGTCATCTGGGTCaaccccctgctcaagcagggccacctagagccgatatccaggaccatgtccagacagcttttgaatatctccaaggatggagactctaCAACCTCTCTGGTATTTATGTGCATTGATAAGATCCTTTCCCCAAGCCTTCTCCTAGGACAAATGGTGTCACACATGGCAGTGTTGCCATTTGTCATACTTTGGCTCATGTCAGAGTGCTCTTGGTGCATACAAGCCAGATTCCCTTTTGGGTAAAACTGAAGCATTCTCTTAACTGCTAATGCAGTGTTGCACACTAGACTAGTGATAGTCTAAAGTAAGCCTCTGTTCTGTATCTCCCACACCATCATATGCCTTGTAATTACAGTGTCACATCCTCATCCATTCCTAGTGCACTGCGCTACTTGTACATGTAGTTTGTATTATAGAACATACCTACATGAAGAGTAAGTAGCTATGCCTTACAAGGTTTCATAAGCCCTTTCCTTCATGTTTCAATGCAATTGCTTATCAAAGTATTTTAGAATCTTTCCCATGATGTCAGAGGGCCTTATATCTGGCCTGTATAGGACAGGTTTTTTTATGTCTCTGCAAAGCGGTACTCTGAATTAACTTGTTTATCTCCTTATACCAGTAATGGAATCCTGTATCAATTGTTTCTACACAGCAgtatgttttttctcacttcagcCAAATATTAAATTTTCTGGGAGGTTGTAAAGGCAAAGAAGTTAAGCCATGAGAAACATGTTTcagcttcttttgttttctcctttttcctgtctcccccccaaaaaaaatccaattttgaaaataatagtAAGTCTATTTATTGAGTGTGAATTTATGTCGTTCTTACCATCTACCATAATTCTTCTCAGAGTCACTTTCAGATTCTGCACCAAACCAATTCCTAAATAGCTCTGGAGGCCAGCAATCTAAttaaaaacctttttatttgtctcttttaaataaagatttaaatCAAGGAATTTTTACTGAAGAACTGAAACAGTAGAAAGACAGAGCTGTTTAAATACTTACTTTTTATCTCAAAGTTCTTCAGACTAAATTCAGTTTTTAGACCTTTTGAAGACACTTGTTATTTCTATCACATTTTCCTAACAACACATATTCTTCCTATGGCCATGCATCTTTCATACGTGTGAAAAATCCTGGAAGACTGAGCTTTAAGTGACTGATCCTTGCTAGAGGTTACCTGGTCTCCTGTGCTGATATAAACTTGTGTAATGGCGATGCACTACTATGCTTTgtcataaatataaaaatttttTCTTGTCAGTGACTGTATTTGGGGAAGTTTCAGCTAGCAGCTGCCATGGAAGCTCATGGATTTTAAAACAAGGGACTAATTTAAAAGGTTAAAAGGAAATAGTTTTGAATAACTGCAGAACAGTAAAGATATTAAGAGTGATGGAATGCAAACCCTACTATGGTAAATGCTTCAAAAGAATGCTGAACTAAAAAATAAGCTGAGAAACAGCTTGCTAAAAAGTAGAAAATCAGTTTAGTTTCCAGGCTATCAGAAGTAGGAAGCTTGTCTACATGAAGAGCCAATGTGTGATGCAGAAGTGcacataaaatataaaaaggtgATAATGTAAAAGCAAAGTTTCTTTTGCATTGTTGTCTCTAGAGATGTTACAGGATGTCCATGCACTGGAAGATTTCTTTCAAGAGAGCTTTACAGAGTATTGAAGCAAATATGagtaaatacagtaaaatgaatAATGACAGATGGTAACGAGTAGGTAGCATTCACCCAGGAGTTCCACAGGAGTTCATGATGAAATTTCTGAACTTTTGTCTGAAAGGTTTAATTAGCTGGTTTGAAGCTGCTTCCACATGAAAGGAATGGAAGGTAGCAACCCaacttttaaaatgagataaTTGGAACTGGAGAACAGTGAGTCTGATGCCATGCTGGACATGTTAATCATGTGCCTATGGACTGTTGCTTCTTTATGGTTTCTAGCACATAATTGTAAGGAAAGAATTAAACAAAGCTTTTGTAGAAAAATGTAGCAGACACAGGAGTTCAGATGAGTCACTGagtatgaaaaaagaaaatcttacaCTTCATGTAGTTTACATAGGttcagaaattctttactaagATTGAATTGAAATGGGTAAGAGCAAAGGCCCTGTAAAGGATAAGTAATTGGCTAATAAATAGATAAAACGTCTTTTAGCAAGGTAAGAGTATGTGATCTAAAAGTGATTGGTACTAGGTTTTATGTAGTGAGTGTTTTTGTgagacttgggaaaagagaatgaagaatAAAGTTTGTGTATAGTGCTATGTTACTCAGTGTGGTAAAATCAAAAACTGTCAGTGAAGCCATACACAAAGATCTTGTGCTATTGAGTGATAGGAAACAATGTTTGATGTTAAAAGCTGCAGATAAATGCACATGAAGAGGTGGGTAGAACAGTGGTAATCATGCGGACTTGGAATACACTGCCAGCTAGCTAACATCTTCCAGGAATGTCAGCTTAAGGTTTGGTGttaaaacaccaaaacaaacccccaaaatctCAAAAAAGTAAATGGACTATTGGCAATATTAGGTAGGAACAGgtagaaaaccagaaaatgacCATTACATGACAATATGGGAGTTCAACAtatctttttacttcttttttttttcttttttttctttttttttctttttttttttttaatagtagaATGAGAGCAAATAAAGGGAAGTGGATAAAGGAGGGATGGTTCACATGCAAGAATTGACTAAATCATCTTTTTTGGGAGTCCAAGCTTCAGCTTTAAGGAGTGGAGGAATCTGGTTAAATATCTATAAAATTGTCAATGCTGTGGAAGAATTTGAATAAGAGAAGGTAGTTTGTTTCTCACAGTCTTATTTAGTGCTGCCTAAAGTTTTTTTTGTACTGCTGTGTAGCAGGCTCAAAACCTTCATGTGAAGTGAATCCATTGCTACACTACAGAATACATAGGGAATTAGCATTGGTCTTTAGTGAAAACAGACACTTCAGTAAAATTCAGCCTTGCTGGCAATGATACAAGTATCAGAAATTGCGTATCTAATAGATGTAATTTCTAATCTGATTCTTACGGATGTATATTCAGGAGATTAAATTTTCTGgtaatgtatgtatttatacatgCATTCTAGTAATTTGAAGTTGATGTATGGAGTTATTTACATGGAAGTATTGCGTTTTCATATAGGGCTGAATTTTGAGCTTTAACAGCTGTTGATCACTACATGCTTGAAAGGGTTCTATAAAGATATTAATGTAGGATGATCTTTTATAATATCTCTGCCTACATTCCTATATTGATAAAATTATTCAGCTGGGGCTACAGAACATTGTCTTTCCTTGCTGATATTTAAGTGTTCTATACTTAAGTACCAAAGCATGGACATTATGTTAAAGATATCCCAGCAGTAAAAGTGGCTTGTGATGTCTGCAGAATTTTGTTGTGGTATTAtgtctttgttttgaaatgttcaAGTACAACATTTTTTCATGCTGAATGGTAGGTAGAAAAAATTAAGGATTGCATCTCCTCAGGTGCCATGAGTATTTTATCCTTCTCCTTCCTATGTTTCTTGTCTTTTTGCTCTTACTCTCTGGAATAATGACCCAATTTTGAGTTGTGTAATTTGAAAACATTGGACCTTATATGAGttaggttttgctttttctgaggttttcaTTCTGATTCATTGCCTTCGTCTCTTCAGAGATGCCAAATGTCCCTTGGGACATCAGGTATCATTCTCTGCACTTGACTGAACTGTTAGTGACCCATTGAAAATGGAACGGTCACCCTTACTGTGTATTGCCTCAGGAAGCAGGAAGTACTTGTGTACCACTTTCCAGTGTACTGAACTCTTCTACttaatgtaaataatttttattactacATGTATCTTTGCATTGATGCATACAGTTCACTGCTGGTCTTGATTAAGCCATGCACAAGAGTGGCTGATTGTAGATCATAATTTGTTTGGGATGGCTGAATGTTGGAGGCATAGGGGGAGTAAATGCTGTTAGATATGTGATCAGATAGAACTAATGACAATGTCCTATTTCCCTACAGATCACGTTTAGGCTGCCAAATCTGCTTGAAGAAATCCATGGATAATATGACTGTTCGAGTACCAGAAGCTGTTGCAGATGTTAGACAATCAGTAGATATGAGTAAAAACTCCTAAAAGGCAATAACTTAGGGGTTTTAAAGaagcttaattatttttataacttatttttaaatgtgtaattAAATATGGAAACTTACATAATTGTGAGTTATTTTATATGACTATCAATATTAGATGGatgctattttaattttctttatagaaCCTCCTATATTTTTACGCTTAAAATGCAATAATACTTCTTATAAGTGATCATTAGGTTGAGCATTAGCAAGTGTATTACAGGTTTCATATAACATGATTCTGCCAAAACTAACAACGTttgcaagccagatcagttcTACAAGACTTCTAAAAACCCCTGGTCATTTCTAGGTTTCAGACCTAGATATGTAAGAGAACAAAACTTGTAAGACTGAGTCTTTTTAAAGTGTTGTCATTAAAGATGGTGTACTCAGAGCTATTTCATGTTCTCAGTAAATAGGATCCTTCCTCAGCAAATAGTGGATTTTCAGGGTAGGGTTTTCCAAACTTTTTGTCTCGGCAAAAATACTGTTAAAACCTTGAAATCTAGGGGCCTATGCAGAATGTTGTCACCTACATCTTAATTGCTGCAATGCATCTCTGTGGCCTGAATCAGAAATCAGTAAACCTCAACTTCATTATGTTTGATTACACTACAAATACGGGGATACACAGGGTTTAGAAGAGTAAAGCGCTGGAGCTGTCAAATAGGAAGGTGTAACCACTGGAGGTAACTGTAAATTCTTACTGTTCTTTGAAGATGGTTGAGTTGGAATTGAAGAGGACAGTGCTTGTCAACAGAGAATTTGTTCTGAATTCTTCAtccctttctcattttttaGCTTGATCAGGAGGCAGTGTGATGTTAACTAGGGCATTCAGCTTAAAGAGGTTCCTGGGTTCTGGGCCTTGCTCTCAGGATCATTTCAGCAAGGATTGATGTGGAATGACCAAGTATATTTATTCTATAAAGATGGACTAGGTTCCCCAGGAGGCCTGAGGAGACCCCCATGGTGAGATTGCCTGTAAACTGATGATGAAGTGCTTGCAGTTTATTCTAGTTTTAgtctttccaaagcagaacaaagTAAAAGAATGTCTCTACAACTCTTCATTATTCTCTCCAGGTTTTGTTGCCTAAATACTTAAATGAAATGGTTGTCACCAGTGCAATAGTTAGTTTACCCTTTTAaggttattttaatattttgggcatatttatatataaatttcatttatttacatttaaatgatCTAATGCATTCATTAATGCCTTATTTGAAGTGGTGACAATGACATCTAGGCATCTTTTCTGGCATTATTATATTTATGGGagagatgaaaaatatttttccagtgtcAAATATTGGGATTATTTTGAGCttcataaggaagaaaaaaaaaaaagaaaaaggaccctctttgttataaaaatattttgtaggaCTGTATTGAAAATAGATCTGGTACAGGttctttaattttctctctgaataGCTATTTGTTTCCTGGTGTTCCCTTTGGACTTCCCCTTAAACAAGATAGGTTTAATGTATTCTGTTCAGAACTTAATCATATATGCTTTTCAGAATACACTTCCTCTAATTTAATTCAAAATGTGACTTTAGAGGTGAAATCTCCTGGCTTTTGAAAGGCAAAGCAAAGTTGGGAAGAAGGATGGCAATAAGATGAAGAAATGCTCTAAAGATACTGCTGTCTTCCTCTTCATCTGCTGTGACTCTAACTGTAATTTAGAGGATACCCTGCCACAGTCAGGCTCAAAGGTAAATGAGTTCTCACTTTATGTTACCTTTGTCCTGAGTTcatttatataaatttattaaatattgaCCTCTGATCCTTTTACATGAGACACAGCTCTTTGGCTTCCAAGAGAGGGAACATAACTTGGGTCATAACCAGATGTACTGTGCATTCTTGCATCAGAAAGAAATCCGAGGTTTCAGTATAGCTGTTTAGGGATAGATGTTGGTGTttgctggggtttggggttttttgagttttgctttgggttggtttattgggttttttgtttgtccaTTTATGCACAGCATGAGGCACTTTGCCTTGTGGGAATCCTGAAACATTTGATGCTGCATTAAACAAATGTGAAACAACTCTTGTAATAGTTTTCTTTCTAAGTCAAGGTGGTGTCATTGTGTGTTTCCTGTGACAACTTCTTGTTACAAAGACTTTGACTCTCCTGTAGTGTGCCTGTGGAAGGAATTACTTAgcacaacaaagcaaaaaaggacacttcaaaatttattttgaattccAGAGGTATCCCGTATCACATGCAAATGGACATCTCAGAAGGCAAAGGAACTGACATGTAATCCCAAAAATGCACAGTTCAGAGATACTTGTTTCCTTATTGTCAAAATGATTTGCAAATAAATCTTATTTTTGGCCACTTTCTGACATACCTTGtttgtattgatttttctttccttttcctccaagTTATTGAATGTATTTCTGGGCATAAAATGGAACTTAACAGTGATGCACGTTCAAGTGTAAGTATGAATTATTATGCAATGGCACACAACTAAAGCATCAAAACtagttaaatatatattttgcttCCTTGTCCAAATAAAGTTTACAGGTAAGTTGCTTTCTAAAACGCTATTCCTTTCCCTGGTAAAACAAGGAGTCAGTGGGTCTGTTCTGTCTCGCTCCCCctcaaaaccaaagagaaaatcAGAACTTTATTCCCTTTGCTTCTGAACTTTAATTTGCAACATGTGCTTGCAGTCTGGGGCAGAAATAGACCTTTAATTCACAAGTATTGGTGGGCTATTTCTGATTCCTGGTTTTGTGAGGAAGCCAGGCCAAAACCCTCCTCTGGCAAAAGGAAAGGTCTCATCCTCCCCTCTTCCTTTATGAGGGTGCGGAGGAGCTTGTCTGTGACTCCATGTCAAGTCCCTTCACCCCCTGAAGCTCCAGTCACGTTTGGGGTCCTAGTGTcttctgctgtgggcagggacactgaCCACAGGAGCTAGCAGTCCCCATTTCTGTGACACTGATGTCtgaaggggaaagaggaggTGCCTCACACTCCCACATTGCTCTTCTGCCAGGGAAGGTATCCATCATCTGGGCTGCAAGctagggagaggaaaaggagttTTCCAGGCAGTGTGTTACTTTGGACAGAAAAACTCCTAGGTCCGTTTTTAGCTATAGGGCTCCAGAGGATTTAAGGGAGCTGTGTTCAACTTAATGTCCCACTTGGAGGCAGGTTGGAGAGGCCGTGTCCAAAAACTACCAGTGGAAGAGATGGTGTGTCCCCAGCTCATGAGTCTGGGCTGGAGCACAGAGACTATTTTGCCCTTACAGAGGGTGATGTACTATGCAAAGATTGGGTagaccaaaacccaacaaattcCTCATTCcttgggaggaaaaaggagagagaaatctTTACAGAAGGAGAAGAGATGTTCAGGTTCAGTCACTGAGGTATCAAATAGTACAAAACATTGGGAAGTTGGTGATTTCTCTGCAAATGATCTGAAAAGATGTGGAAGGGATCAGGGATTTTGTGCatcctggcaggagctgctgacCCTGAGGATGGCTGTGTAGATCTGTACACTATAGTGCCTCTATGCTCCTTCTCTCCCTGTTACCCTGCCAGGAGAGCAGCAAGAAGAGTGGTCCATACATAAACCAACCAAAGTAACCCTGAGATTTACTTTTTGACCTACTGCCTTCCACTACCTTTTTATGAAGTTaagcatttcatagaatcatagaatacttaaggttggaaaggactttaagttcatctagttccaacacccctgccatgggcagggatacctcacactaaagcatgccacacaaggctttgtccaacttggccgtgaacactgccagggatggagcattcacaacctccctgggcaacccataccagtgcctcaccaccctaacagtaaagaatttcctccttatatccagtctaagaTTTCATTGATGTGAACCAgtccaaattaaaaaatgatTGGTAAGTAATTTCTGGCCAGCAGTGATAGAACATT
This window encodes:
- the FDX1 gene encoding adrenodoxin, mitochondrial; its protein translation is MAAAGPVQLLRAAAASSRRWLFSASPAAGTWPGCGSAAAAVRAARPFSLSARAVLSSEDKITVHFINRDGDKLTAKGKPGDSLLDVVVSNNLDIDGFGACEGTLACSTCHLIFEDHIFEKLDAITDEEMDMLDLAYGLTETSRLGCQICLKKSMDNMTVRVPEAVADVRQSVDMSKNS